The stretch of DNA TCTGCGGTCTCGGTGCGCTCGCCGATCAGGCGGCTCGCCTCCTCGGCGGCGGCCACGAAGGCGGCGGCGGCCGAGGCCGTGCGCCCGTCGAGGGCGCCGGTGGCGCTCTCGGCGGCGAGCGCGAGGGCGGCGGTCACGTCCTCGGCCTGGCGCGTCAGGTGCTCGACCGTGGCGCGAAGAGCCGCGTCGGTACTCTCGCCGCGTTCGGCGACCAGGCGGCCGGCCTCTTCCGCCGCGCGGGCGAAGGCCGAGGCCGCCGCGAGCGTGCGGGCATCGAAATGACCGGTCGCCGTCTCGGCCGCATTGGCGATGGCGGACGCGACCTCCTCGGCCCGCTCGACCAGGCCGTCAACGGCGCCCCGCAGGGTCGCGTCGGCCAGGCTCGCCCGCTCAGCCACAAGCTGGCCGGCCGCTTCCGCGGCCCGAGCGAAGGCGGTGGTTGCCGCGAGCGTGCGCTCGTCGAGGGCGCCGGTCGCCGTCTCGGCGGCACGACCGATCGCGAGAGCGGCTTCCTCGGCCCGCCCCGCCAGGCCCACCACCGCGCCGTGCAACGCCGTATCGGCCTCGCCGGCCCGCAGACCGATCACCTGCGCCGCTTCCTCCGCCACCCGGGCGAAGGACGACGCGGCATCCGCCAGGCGCGCCTGCAGCGCACCCGACGCCTCCTCGGCGCCCTGCCGGAACGCCTCGACGCTCTCGGCCGTGCGGGCCTCGACCGCGCCGGTCGCCGTCTCGGCGGCGCGACGCAGGACCTCGGCGGCCTCCTCGGCGCGGGCGCCCAATTCGCCGGTCGTCGCGAGGGTGGCCTTCTGGAACAGCTCGGCCACGGCCTGGCTGCGGGCATCGAGCTCGGCCCCGGTGGTCTCCAGGGTACGCCGGAAGATGTGCGCGACCTCGACCGTGCGGGTGCCGAGCGCCCCGGTCGCCTGCTCGGCGGCGCGGCGCATGATCTCGGCGGCTTCCGCCGAGCGGCCTTGCAGCGCGTCGCCGACCGTGTCCGCCGACGCGGTGAGGGCGGCAGCCGCCGCCTCGGCCCGCTCGGCCAGACCCGCCAGCGCGGTGCGCAGGGCGGCGTCGGCGGTCTCGGTGCGCTCGCCGATCAGGCGGCTCGCCTCCGCGGCGGCGGCCACGAAGGCGGCGGCGGCCGACGCCGTGCGCCCGTCGAGGGCACCGGTGGCGCTCTCGGCGGCGAGCGTGAGGGCGGCGGTCACGTCCTCGGCCTGGCGCGTCAGGTGCTCGACCGTGCCGCGAAGGGCCGCGTCGGTGCTCTCGCCACGCTCGGCGACCAGACGGCCGGCCTCCTCCGCCGCACGGGCGAAGGCCGAGGCGGCAGCCAGGGTGCGGGCATCGAAATGACCGGTCGCCTGCTCGGCGGCGGCGGCGATCGCCGCGGACATGTCGCCGGCCTGGCGGGTCAGGTGCTCGATCGTGCCGCGCAGGGTCTCGTCGAGGGACAGGGTGCGGGTCGCCACGGAGCGGCCGGCTTCGTCGGCGGCGCGGGCGAAGGATGCGGCGGCCGTCTCGGCCTGCTCGCCGACATGGCCGGTGGCCGCCTCGGCGGCCTGCCGGAAGCGGTCGGCCAGCGCGGCGGCACGGGCGTCGAGATCGGCCCCGATCTCGTCCGCGGTGCGGCGCAGGGCCTCGCCGGCGCCGGCGGTGCGGGCCTCGAAGCCGCTCTGCAGGGTGTCGGCGGCGAGCGCCAGGGCGGCCTGCGTCTCCTGGGTGCGCCGGTCGAGCCCCTCGGCCAGGTCGCGGCTGCGGGCCTCGAAGGCGGCGGCCAGCGCGCCGAGCGCCTGGCCGATCCGGCCCTCGGCCTCGCCGGTACGCTCGGTCACCAGGGCGGCGACGCGTTCGCCGGTCTGGTCCAGGCTGCGCTCCAAGCTGCCGCCCTGGCCGACCAGCACCTCCTCGACGCGCCCGATCGTCTCCTCGATGCGGGAGGCGAGATCGGCGCCGCGCACGCCCAGAGCCTGGGCGGCGTCCTCGACCAGCGTCGAGAGATCGTCGCGGACCTTGGTGGCGCGCTCGCCGAAGGCGGTGATGACGCCGTCGCTGGCGCGGGTCAGCCCCGCCTCCGCGGCCGCCGCCCGGGTCTCGATCGCCGCGGCGACGCCGTTGCCGGCCTGCTCGATCTCCTCGCGCAGCGCGATGCCGCGATCCGAGATATGGGCCGCGATAGCGCTGCCGGAGGCGGCGAAGCGCTCGGTGATGGCGCTGCCGGTCTCGGCGAAGCGCTCGGTGAGGTCGCTGCCGCGGGCGAGGAAGCGCTCCTCCAGCCCCTGGGCCGAGCGCTCGAAGGTCTCGCGGACCTGCGCGCCCTCGCGGTTGAGGGCCTCGATCACCTCGGCGCCGGTCTCCGCCAGGGTGCGGGCGACGGTGCCGGCATTCTCGGCCAGCGTCCGGGTAAGGAGGCCGCCGGTGCGCTCGAACGCCTCCGTGACCTCGACGGCGCGGGTCTCGAGCGACCGGCTCAGGGAATCGCCGACGGTGCCGAGATCGGCCTTCACGGTCTCGCTGGTGGCGACGAGGCGCTGGACCAGGTCGTCGCCGCGGCCGGCCACCGCCTCGACCACCCGGTCGCCGGCGGCGGCGAGCGCCACGGTGACCGCGTCGCCGCGCTCGCCGAGCGCCGTCGTGATCGCGTCGCCGCGGGCGCCGAGCGCCGCGCTGACCCGCTCGCCGGCCCCGTCCACCGCCGTGACGATGCGCTCGGCCGCGGTGTCGAGCTCCTGGGTCAGGTTCTGGTGCGAACCCTGGATCGCGCCGCGGACCCGCTCGGCATTGGCGACGATCGATTCGCGCTGCGTCACCAGCTCCTCGACGAGGGAGCGGATGCGGATCTCGTTGTCCGAATAGGCACGCTCGAGGGTCGAGATCTCGCCGCGCACCAGGGTCTCGAGCTCGCCGGCGCGGGCGAGCGCCCGCTCGACGCCGTCGCCGACCGCCGCGACCTCGCGGCGGACCGCCTGGGACATGGTCAGGACCGCGTCGGTGGAGAAGCCCTCGGGCTCGGCGAGCCGGATCGCGACCTCGCCGACCGCGCGGGCGACGTGGCGCATCTCCTGGGCGCGCACCGCCAGCATCGCGGCGATGAAGAACAGCATCACCGGGGCGAGCACGGCCGCGGCCCCGACCGCGCCCTGGAGGCCGCCGAGCCCGGCGGCGAAGCCCCTGAGATCACCGCCGGACTGGATCCAGGCGAGGACCGTGAAGCCGGCGAGCCAGACGAGGGCGGCGAGGCTCGCGACGACGTAGGGGGTGCGCGACGGCTCGATGCGCAGGGTCTGCTGCAGGGCCCCGACGCTGCGGCGGTCGTCGTTGGCGACGAGGGAGCGGTCGGGCGGCAGGAGCCCTCCCTCGCGCAGGAGCCCGCCCTCGCGGCGGCCGTCGCGGGAACCGGGCAGGGGGCTGCCGTCGAAGCCCGGCTCGCGGGCGGGCCCGGCATTGGCCAGCGGATCGGAGAGGGGATCGGCATCGTGCACGTCGGGCAGGCGCGGCTCGACCCGGCTGCCGTCGAGGGTGTCGATCGATCGGGCGTCGGGCGAGCGGGGATCGGGCCCCGCCGGATGGTCCAGGTTCAGGGCCTGCTCAATCGCCGACAGCGCCGCTTCCGCCGGATCCTTGAGCTTCTTTTCCGTCGCCATCGAACGCCCCGTTACGCCGTGAACGCCGCCGGGCAGCCCGCGAGGGCCGCCGCGCCGCATCATCCCCGAAGATCCCGCGAAACCCGCGCCGTGCCGCCAGCCGACGCGATCTCAGCGGTTTACCACGAGAACCTTAGACGCAAGGAGTACCAGACGGATACCCGGACCGCGCCAACCCTCCCCAAAAGCTTAATCGAATGGTTACCATGAGGGCGGCGGCCCGCGTCCGATGCCGCTATCCTGCCGCAGAGTCTCGACTTTGCCGGGCCGGGAGCCGGGCGGGCCGGACCGCGAGCTCGCTGTGGAAAGACGTCCACCGGATCCGCCGGAACCGCTCCCGCCCACAGGCGAGGGGCCTCCCGGGCCTTGCGCGCGGCCGAGGCCCGGGGGATCTGGGGTCCGGCCGTCACCGCACCACGGCTCGCAGAGAGAGACGCCAGGGAGGCCCCATGGAGACGCTCCTCGACCGCGCGCACCTCGACCGACAGACCTTCGGCGACGCCGACCTCGCCCGCGAGGTCCTGGGGCTGTTTTCGGAACAATGCGCCCGGCTGACCCCCGGCCTCGCCGATCCGGGCCTGGCACCCGGGACCAGGGCGGACCTCGCCCACACCCTCAAGGGCTCGGCCCTCGGCGTCGGCGCCGCCCGCGTGGCGGCCCTCGCCGACCGGCTGGAGGCGGCCCTGCGGGCCGGCGAGGGGGAGACGGCGCAGGGCCTGGAGCCGGCCTTGGCGCAAGCCGTGCGCGAGACGCTGGCGCTCCTCTAGGGAAAGTCCGCGCCGCCTGCTGCGGCGGCTGCGCCGCGCGACGCACGGCGCGCTTGCATTCCGGGGCGGCAGCCGCCAATCAGACCGCGCCGCGTCGCTTGAGTCCGATTTGCGGCCGCGCTCGAGGCTTGCGGAGTCCCAGATGGTCCAGATCACCTACGTCGATGCCGCCGGCACGCCCCGCACCGTGAAGGGCGAGGTCGGCTCGACCGTGATGGAGACCGCGATCCGCAACAACGTGCCGGGCATCGACGCAGAATGCGGCGGCGCCTGCGCCTGCGCGACCTGCCACGTCTATGTCGGCGAGGACTGGGCGGAAGCCGTCGGCCCGGCCGAGCCGATGGAGCAGGACATGCTCGACTTCGCCTCGGACGTGCGGCCGAGCTCGCGCCTGTCGTGCCAGATCCGCCTCAAGCCCGAGCTCGACGGCCTCACCGTCACCACCCCGGCCCGTCAGGGCTGACGCGCGCGGACGGCCCGTCCCGGTCGCCCCGAACCACCAGGGCGGCCGATCCCGGGTCGTGGCGGCGGGCCGATCCTCGCAGGTCGCGATACCGGGCCGGGACGCCGAAAGTTCTCGCACCAAGAAGCCCGGCGCAAGGGCCTCGTCGCCCTTCATCGAACGCCCGGCCACGGGACCTGTCGCGGCCTCGGCCGGGCCGGGACGTTCGTGCAGGGTGCGGGATACCGGACCCGATGCTGCGGATCACTCCCGCCGCAGCAGCCGGTCGACCAGCAGGTCCGACCACAGGCCGGTGCGGAAGTCGCGCCGGAGCGCGTCGGGATCGTAGACGTGCTCGACCCAGTCGAGGAAGCTCAGGCCCTTCGGCTCGCCCTCGGTGAGGTAGCGCTCGAAGAACGCATCGAGGATGCCGGTCTTGGCGAAGCGGAAATGGCCGAACCTCGCCGAGAGCTGGCGCGCCGCCTCGCGCACCGGCCGGCCCTCGTGCAGGATCAGGTAGAGGGCGGCGGCGAGCCCCGCCCGGTCGGCGCCGGACTTGCAGTGCAGGACCGCCGGGTAGGCGAGGCCGGCGAAGAAGTCCCTGGCGGCCAGCAGCGTCGCCTTGTCGGGCGCCTCGCGCGAGCGCATCACGAACTCGACGAGTTGCAGCCCCTCGCGCTCGCAGGCCTCGCGCTGGAGCTGCCAGGAGCCGTGCTCGCGCCCGCCGCGCAGCGAGATGATCGTCCGCACGCCCTGGCGCCGGAACCAGGCGAGGTCGTGCGGCCCCGGCTGGGCCGAGCGCCACACCATCCCGCGCCCGATCCGGTGCCGGTTGAGATAGGCCAGCCGGAACACGCCGTGATCGACGAGCAGCATGTTGGCCCAGGCGCGCAGGCGTCCGCCGGGGCCGGCGATCGGCTGCTCCCAGCGGGCGATGCGGGCCATGCGGCGGGCGTAGCGGGTCTCGGGCGGGAGGAAGCGGTTGAGCACGAAGGGGCAGGCGCCTGGCTTTAAGGGAAAATCAGCGATTCGCCGGAGCGGGCAGCACGCCGCTCTAGCAGCCGCGTGACCCGGCCGCAACGACGCCGCCGCCGATGAGCCGGCGCACAAGCCTGGCATTGCGCTTGCGATGTCCCCCCCGCATCGTAGGGACGCGATCCATCGGCTAACAATCGAGGGGGAAGGCCGTGAGCACTCAGGTCGTCAGCATGCGTCGGGCCCGGGACCAGGATGCCGGGATGCTGTCGGAGATCTTCGACGCCGCCTGGCGCGAGGCCTACCAGGGCATCATCCCGGGTGTCGCCCTCGACCGGATGCTGGCCCGGCGCGGTCCGCGCTGGTGGCGCTCCACCATCGGCCGCAACCGGCCGCTGGTGGTGCTGGAGCTGGGCGAGAGTGTCATCGGCTACGTCTCCTACGGCCGCTGCCGCGACCGCTCCCTCAAGGCCGAGGGCGAGATCGACGAGATCTACCTCGCGCCGACCTACCAGGGCCTCGGCTACGGCACCCGGCTGTTCCGGGCGGTGCGCAACGACCTCGCCGACCGGGAGGTGCGCCGGATCGCCGTGTGGTCGCTGACCGAGAACGACCGGGCGCGGGACTTCTACGAGCGGATGGGCGGACGCGTGGTGGCCGAATCCTGCGACCGCATCGCCGGGGCCGAGCTGCACAAGGTCGCCTACCTGTTCGGCTGAACGGGGCGGGGGCGGCCCGCCGCTTCGCCGCCCTGCCTCCGGTTTCATCGCCCGCGGGCGTCATTTGCACAATCGGCGTTCATCCGCAGCAATCGACCCGGCGCGGCCGGTTCTCACGCCCGATGCGGCCGCGGCGGAACTTGTCCTCGACTGTCACCGCCGCCGTTGCGTCCCGGCGCTTGTGCGGGCGCCCGCGGCCCTCTAAGGACCGCGCCATTCAGGGGCGCATCCGCCCTTGCAGGGAGTCTGCTCATGCGCCTCGATGCCATCTCCATCGGCAAGAACCCGCCCGAAGACGTCAACGTCGTCATCGAGGTTCCGGTCGGCGGCGAGCCGATCAAGTACGAGATGGACAAGGATGCCGGGACGCTGATCGTCGACCGGTTCCTCTACACCGCGATGCATTATCCGGGGAATTACGGCTTCATTCCCCACACCCTGTCGGGCGACGGCGATCCGTGCGACGTGCTGGTCGCCAACACCCGGGCGATCGTGCCCGGCGCCGTGATGAGCGTGCGCCCGGTCGGCGTGCTGGTGATGGAGGACAATGCCGGCGAGGACGAGAAGATCATCGCCGTCCCGTCGCGCAACCTGACCAAGCGCTACGACCGCGTCGAGAACTACACCGACCTGCCCGACATCACGATCCACCAGATCCAGCACTTCTTCGAGCACTACAAGGATCTCGAGCCGGGCAAGTGGGTGAAGATCGTGCGCTGGGGCGACAAGGCCGAGGCGCAGCGCCTGATCCTCGAAGGCATCGAGCGCGCCAAGAAGGCGAAGTAAGTCGGCAAGCGCCGTCAGACGGACGAGGCCCACGGCCACGCCCGCACGGAACCCGGGCTTGCCCGGGTTCCACATCTACGGACCCCAAATCGGACAAGCTCGACTTGGGATGGGGGGAGGGTGCCCCGCTGCGCGTGCGAAGCAGTCGTGCCGGGGCGGGAGAGGGGAACCACGCGTCCGGGTGAGGCGGACCCTCTCTGAAGGCGCCCTCCGGATCAGCGCCGCGCTGCCTCTCTCTCCCGGCTCCTGCCGACGGCGGGGCCGGGCTTCCCGGCAGAGCTAGCGCATTCATACATTTCGGGTCTGAGCGATGTCCCCAATGAAGGTAGCGCACCTCCCCTCCCCCTTGTGGGGAGGGGTAAGGGGGTGGGGGTGGTGCCGGATAGGGCTTAGCGGTGCCTCCTGCACCACCCCCACCCCTAACCCCTCCCCACAAGGGGGGAGGGTAAGTGCCTTTACTTACAATGGGTTAGCTCTCAGAGGAGAAGTGTGAATCCGCTAGCCCGGCAGAAGGGGGAGGGCTCCATGCGCACGACCCGCGCGGGATCCCATCCCCGGTCGAAGCGCTCCCTCAGACGACCTGCGTCTGCACCGCCGCACCCGTCCGCGGCTTCTTCACGGCATCGTTGTAGGGCGCATTGTAGGCCCGGCGCACCGAAGCCCAGTAGGCCTCGCGCTCCTGGGCCGGGAGGCGGCCGAGCGCGGCATTGAGCGCGGCCTCGCCGGCGGCTTCCAGCCCGCGCAGCTGGTCCGGGGTGACGTCGTGAACGGTGGTCATGGTGAAGGGGGTCCCGAGCCCGGTTGGGTTCGAGCCGCACCATGCCACAAGCGCGGCGGTTCCGCACGCTTCCGCTTGCCGCAACCCTGCCGCGCCCTGGCCCCTATCCCCGGTGTTTCGAGACTTCGTCAGCGCGCGCCGCCGCGGCCGGACAGGGCCGGGTTGCGGTCGGCGGCCCGGGCGGCGCTCGGCGGCAGGCCGTCGGCCGCCCGCGAGCCGTTCCGGGCGGGGAGGGGGACCGTACCGGGCGTCACGCCCTCGTGCCGCTCCTTGCCCCAGCCGTAGCCTGCATTCACCCCGGCATAGAAGCCGGTGAAGTCCTCCGCCGCAGCCGGGCCGGCGCCCACGGCCGTCAGGGCTAGGCCCGGCAGGATAGCCCACAAACGGAAAGGAGCGGTGGCCAGGGGCCACCGCTCCGTCCGCGTCGATCGATTGCTCGGGCGACGATGCACCGTGGATCAGTCGACGCTGATGCTCTGAGCCTCGCGGCCCTTCATGCCTTCGACCACGCCCATGGTGACAGGCTGGCCCTCGGCGAGGGACTCGAGGCCGGCGCGAGCGAGCGCCGAGCGGTGGATGAAGACATCCTTTCCGCCGTCATTCACCGAAACGAAGCCGAAGCCCTTGGCGGGATCGTACCACTTCACGGTGCCGCTCATCTCGGTCGAGGGACCGGAGGCGAAGCGGCCACCGCCGCCGCCAGCGCCACGCTCGGGACGGTCGCCGTAGCCGCCGCCACCGAAGCCGCCGGCACGCGGCGGACGGGGATCGCGACGGACCGGCGCCTCGGCGGTGCTGGTGTCCACGCTGGTGATGTTGGTCACCTGCGGGCCCTTCTGGCCCTGCGCGGTCTGGACGCTCAGGCGGGTGCCCGGCATCAGATCGGCGTGGCCAGCCGCCTCGACGGCGCGGATGTGGAGGAAGGCATCGCCCGAACCGTCGCCGAGTTCGACGAAGCCGAAGCCCTTCTCCTTGTTGAACCACTTGACCGTCGCATCACGCTCCGGCCCGGAAGGGGCAGCGTTACGCGGGCCACCGCGATCGAAGCCACCGCCGCCGCCGCCGAAGCCGCCGCCGCCGTAACCACCGCCGCCGCCACCACCGTAGCCGCCGCCACCGCCACCATAGCCACCGCCGTAGCTGCTGCCCTGCGGCGCCTGATCAGGCCACCGCGGCTCGCCACCACCCTCGTCGAAGCCGCGACGGCGCGGCTCCCGGAAATCACGACCACGTCCCATTAGAAGCTCGCCAAAACGTAAAAACCGCCGACCACCCTTGTACCCCGGTGCGCTCTGTGCCTGACAGCCGACGCCTCGAGATCGTTCCATTCCCGGCTGCGGTGACCAAGATGACCGCCACACTCCTGACGCAACTCAGACCGTACCGCAAGGCGGATCTGCGACGCGTGGCGATGACAGGGGTTACTTTCTCACGTCGCGACGCGGATTGACAGCCCGATTCGCCATCTTTTCCCCGTGTCCATCATGCACCAGTGTGGCGTATGAGCACGGGGTCTCGCGTGCCCCGAGAGCGGCCCCGACGCCACGAGGCGCAGGCTGCGCGGGACCCCGCCCGCCCGGCGACGCGTTGCCCGCCCGTACCCGTCCTGCCGTTCCAACGCCCAATATCCGAGGTCCCGATGCCGGCCCACACCTATCGCCCGTCGCGCCGTCACGCCGATCTCGGCCCCGATTTCTACGACGTCGTCGCGCCCGCCCGCTTCCCGGCCCACATCGTGCGCCACCGCAACCAGCCCTGGGCCGAGCGGGTGGGCTTGGGCGGCCTCACCGAGGCGGAGTGGATCGGGCATTTCGGCCGCTTCGAGCCGCTGCCGGGCAGCTTTCCCGCGCCGATGGCCCTGCGCTACCACGGCCATCAGTTCCGCAGCTACAACCCGGAACTCGGCGACGGGCGCGGCTTCCTGTTCGCGCAGGCGCACGACATAGCGGATGGGCGCCTGCTCGATCTCGGCACCAAGGGCAGCGGCCAGACGCCGTGGTCGCGGACCGCCGACGGCCGTCTGACGCTCAAGGGCGGGGTGCGCGAGGTGCTGGCCACCACGATGCTCGAGGCGCTCGGCGTCGAAACCTCGAAGTCGTTCAGCCTGATCGAGACCGGGGAGGCGCTGAGCCGCGGCGACGAGCCGTCGCCGACCCGCTCCTCGGTGCTGGTGCGGCTCAGCCACTCGCATGTCCGCATCGGCACCTTCCAGCGCTTCCGCGCCTACAACGACACCGACAACCTGCTCCGCCTCCTCGACCACACGGTCCGCACCTACCTGCCCGATGCCTGGCGAGACGATCCGGCCGACCGCGCCGCCGCCTTCCTCACGGAGGTCTGCCGCCGCGTCGCCCGGATGGGCGCGCAGTGGATGGCGGCGGGCTTCGTCCACGGCGTGCTCAACACCGACAACATCAACGTGACCGGCGAGAGCTTCGATTACGGCCCGTGGCGCTTCGCCCCGGTCAACGACCCGGCCTTCACCGCCGCCTATTTCGACGAATACGGCCTCTACGCCTTCGGGCGCCAGCCCGAGGCCTTGGGCTGGAACCTCGCGCGTCTGGCCGAATGCCTGCTGCCGCTCTCCGACGAGGCGCGGCTCGGCGCGGCCATGGACGTCTACGGGCCCGGCCTCCAGGAGGCCTTCGCGCAGGCGATCCTGCGCCGCCTCGGCCTCGCGGTCCCGGCCGACGAACCGGCGATGCACGGGCTCGTCGGCGCGTTCTGGGCCTTCCTCCAGACCAGCCGGGCCCCGTTCGAGCAGGCCTTCTTCGACTGGTACGGGGGCATCGCCAGCGAGGACCGGGCCGCCCGCAGCCCGGCCGCCGCACATTATAATGGCGAGAGCTTCGCGCGGGTGCGCCAGGCCCTCGGCGCCCTGTCGCCCGATCCGGCGGCGCGCCTCGACCACCCGTATTTCGCCAGGGCCACCCCCTGCACGATGCTGATCGACGAGGTCGAGGCCCTGTGGGCGCCGATCGCCGCCGGTGACGACTGGTCGGCCTATCACGCCAAGCTCGCGGCGATCGGTGAGATGGCCGAGGCCTACGGCACCGTCCCGGCCGGCCCGTGAGGCCGGGGCGCCGGGGCGCCGCGCGCATCCGGACCGCTCAAGCCGACGCCGCGGAACAGGTGCCGGCCGAGGGGGTCCATGCGGTAGCCGGTCACCTCGCGCCGGGCGACCACGAACACCGCCGAATGGGCGATCGGCACCCAGGGCACCTCGCGGGCGAAGATGCCTTGCGCCTGACGGTAGAGCGCGGCCCGGGCCTCCTGGTCGGGCAGGCGCCGGGCCCGGGTCACCAGGGTGTCGAAGGCGGGGTCGCACCAGCGGGCGACGTTGCTGCCGCCGGGCCGGGCCGGCACGCAGCCGAGCAGCACGCCGAGGAAGTTGTCCGGGTCGCCGTTGTCGGCGGTCCAGCCGAACAGGGCCATCGCCGGCACGCCGGCCAGCATCTTGGCCCGGTAGGCGCTCCATTCGTCGGTGAGGAGCCGCAGCCGGATGCCGATGCGGGCGAGGTCGGCCTGGATCAGGTCGGCCACGCGCCGGCCGTTGGGATTGTAGGCCCGGCTCACCGGCGGGTACCAGAGCTCCGCCTCGAAGCCCGCGGGAAACCCCGCCTCGGCGAGCAGCTTCTGCGCTGCCACCCGGTCGAGGGGCGGGTCCCGGAGCGTCGGATCGTGGCCCCAGAGGTTCGGCGGCAGGGGCGAGCGGGCCGCCGTGCCGCCGGGGCCGTAGATCCCCTCGACGATCGCCGCCTTGTCGATCGCCATCGCGACGGCGCGGCGCACCCGCAGGTCGTCGAAGGGAGGCTTCGTCACGTTGAGGGCGAGGTAGCCGATATTCAGCTCCTCCTCGCGCATCAGGGTCAGCGCCGGATCGGCCCGGATCGCGTCGAGGTCGGCCGGATTCGGGAACGGCATCAGGTGGCACTCGCCGGCCCGGACCTTGGCGAGCCGCACCGCCGCGTTGGGGGTGATCGAGAAGACCAGGCTGTCGATCGGCGGGCGCCCGCCCCAGTGATCCGGAAAGGCGCGGTAGCGCAGGGCGACGTCGGGCTGGAACGCCACGAAGCTGAACGGCCCGGTGCCGATCGGCTCGCGGTCGAGGCGCTCCGGCTCGCCGGCCACCATGAGCCTTCCGGCGTATTCCGCCGACTGGATCGCCCCGAGCGCCATGGCGATGTTGGGCA from Methylobacterium aquaticum encodes:
- a CDS encoding ABC transporter substrate-binding protein, which encodes MPARNRPVGTRRRAAGAWLSTVSALVAALWLAASPAAARTLVFCSEGNPESLNPQLVTTTTGMDAAWPVFDTLVAFEPGTTTIRPSLAESWTISPDGRDYTFTLRANVAFHRNARFTPTRPLAAEDVVFSITRQWKPDHPYHRVSGGQYAYFRDLGLPDLIEAVAALDARTVRVRLREADATFLPNIAMALGAIQSAEYAGRLMVAGEPERLDREPIGTGPFSFVAFQPDVALRYRAFPDHWGGRPPIDSLVFSITPNAAVRLAKVRAGECHLMPFPNPADLDAIRADPALTLMREEELNIGYLALNVTKPPFDDLRVRRAVAMAIDKAAIVEGIYGPGGTAARSPLPPNLWGHDPTLRDPPLDRVAAQKLLAEAGFPAGFEAELWYPPVSRAYNPNGRRVADLIQADLARIGIRLRLLTDEWSAYRAKMLAGVPAMALFGWTADNGDPDNFLGVLLGCVPARPGGSNVARWCDPAFDTLVTRARRLPDQEARAALYRQAQGIFAREVPWVPIAHSAVFVVARREVTGYRMDPLGRHLFRGVGLSGPDARGAPAPRPHGPAGTVP
- a CDS encoding Hpt domain-containing protein, with protein sequence METLLDRAHLDRQTFGDADLAREVLGLFSEQCARLTPGLADPGLAPGTRADLAHTLKGSALGVGAARVAALADRLEAALRAGEGETAQGLEPALAQAVRETLALL
- a CDS encoding GNAT family N-acetyltransferase, whose protein sequence is MSTQVVSMRRARDQDAGMLSEIFDAAWREAYQGIIPGVALDRMLARRGPRWWRSTIGRNRPLVVLELGESVIGYVSYGRCRDRSLKAEGEIDEIYLAPTYQGLGYGTRLFRAVRNDLADREVRRIAVWSLTENDRARDFYERMGGRVVAESCDRIAGAELHKVAYLFG
- the ppa gene encoding inorganic diphosphatase, translated to MRLDAISIGKNPPEDVNVVIEVPVGGEPIKYEMDKDAGTLIVDRFLYTAMHYPGNYGFIPHTLSGDGDPCDVLVANTRAIVPGAVMSVRPVGVLVMEDNAGEDEKIIAVPSRNLTKRYDRVENYTDLPDITIHQIQHFFEHYKDLEPGKWVKIVRWGDKAEAQRLILEGIERAKKAK
- a CDS encoding 2Fe-2S iron-sulfur cluster-binding protein, whose protein sequence is MVQITYVDAAGTPRTVKGEVGSTVMETAIRNNVPGIDAECGGACACATCHVYVGEDWAEAVGPAEPMEQDMLDFASDVRPSSRLSCQIRLKPELDGLTVTTPARQG
- a CDS encoding protein adenylyltransferase SelO, translating into MPAHTYRPSRRHADLGPDFYDVVAPARFPAHIVRHRNQPWAERVGLGGLTEAEWIGHFGRFEPLPGSFPAPMALRYHGHQFRSYNPELGDGRGFLFAQAHDIADGRLLDLGTKGSGQTPWSRTADGRLTLKGGVREVLATTMLEALGVETSKSFSLIETGEALSRGDEPSPTRSSVLVRLSHSHVRIGTFQRFRAYNDTDNLLRLLDHTVRTYLPDAWRDDPADRAAAFLTEVCRRVARMGAQWMAAGFVHGVLNTDNINVTGESFDYGPWRFAPVNDPAFTAAYFDEYGLYAFGRQPEALGWNLARLAECLLPLSDEARLGAAMDVYGPGLQEAFAQAILRRLGLAVPADEPAMHGLVGAFWAFLQTSRAPFEQAFFDWYGGIASEDRAARSPAAAHYNGESFARVRQALGALSPDPAARLDHPYFARATPCTMLIDEVEALWAPIAAGDDWSAYHAKLAAIGEMAEAYGTVPAGP
- a CDS encoding cold-shock protein, with protein sequence MGRGRDFREPRRRGFDEGGGEPRWPDQAPQGSSYGGGYGGGGGGYGGGGGGGYGGGGFGGGGGGFDRGGPRNAAPSGPERDATVKWFNKEKGFGFVELGDGSGDAFLHIRAVEAAGHADLMPGTRLSVQTAQGQKGPQVTNITSVDTSTAEAPVRRDPRPPRAGGFGGGGYGDRPERGAGGGGGRFASGPSTEMSGTVKWYDPAKGFGFVSVNDGGKDVFIHRSALARAGLESLAEGQPVTMGVVEGMKGREAQSISVD
- a CDS encoding fused DSP-PTPase phosphatase/NAD kinase-like protein — protein: MLNRFLPPETRYARRMARIARWEQPIAGPGGRLRAWANMLLVDHGVFRLAYLNRHRIGRGMVWRSAQPGPHDLAWFRRQGVRTIISLRGGREHGSWQLQREACEREGLQLVEFVMRSREAPDKATLLAARDFFAGLAYPAVLHCKSGADRAGLAAALYLILHEGRPVREAARQLSARFGHFRFAKTGILDAFFERYLTEGEPKGLSFLDWVEHVYDPDALRRDFRTGLWSDLLVDRLLRRE